The Cellulosimicrobium sp. ES-005 genome segment GCGGGCACCACCCGGCGCCCGGGCGTGTTCGCCCGCGCGCTGTGGCGCGTCGTCGGGCGCGGCGCACCCGCCGCGAGCGCCACCACGGGCGATGGGGGAGCAGCCCTCGTCGGCCGCCTCGAACGGCTCGCCGCCCTGCACCGCGCCGGCGACCTCACCGACACCGAGTTCGCGCGCGCGAAGCAGGCGCTGCTCGGCTGAGGAGTCGATCGAGGACGGGCGGCCGTCAGTCCGCGAGCGGACCCCACCCGGTCACGTCGAGCTCCGTCATGACGGACCGGCCGTCGCGGAAGTCCCCGTACCGCGCCCACGTCACCGCGACGCGCAGCAGCACGATGCCCTCGTCGGTCAGCGAGGCGGCGAACTGCGGGAACGCCGCAGCGTACGCCGCCGCGCACCGGTCCCGGTCCGCCCCGACCGGGACGTCCGCCAGGCCCTCGCACTGCAGCGTCGTCCCGTCCGTCCCGCCCACCGTCACGGCGACCCGCGCGTCCCGGGCCAGGTTCGCCACCTTGCGCGACGTCGCGCGCGCGTCGAACACCAGCTCGCCCGCGCCCGTCGCGGCCACCGCGAGGAACGCGGCCTGGGGCCCGCCGTCGTCGCCCAACGACGCCACGACGCCCCACCCCTGCGAACGGACATAGCCGACGAACGCCTCACGATCCATGCCGCCACCGTAGCGGCCGCGCTCCCGACACGAGGCGCGACGACACGAAAACCCTGGACCACCGCAGACGCCACCTGGCACCGTCGACCCGATGGCCCACCCCCGCACCGACCTCGCCGGCACCGACCAGGAACGCCTCTGGGACGCCGTCGCCGCCGCCCGGTACGACACCCCCGGCGAGGGCATGTTCGCCCCCGACGTCCTCGACCCCGCCGTCGACCGGCTCGCGGCGCTCGCAGGCCGGGGGAGCGCCGTCGAGCTCGCCGTCGGCACCGGCCGCGTCGCGATCCCGCTCGCCGCACGCGGCGTGCCCGTCACCGGCATCGAGATCTCCCGGCACATGGTCGCCCGGCTGCGTGAGAAGGCCGACGAGACGACCCTGCCCGTCGTCGTCGGCGACATGGCCACCGCCCGGGTGCCGGGGGAGCACGCGCTCGTCTACCTCGTGGACAACACGATCTCGAACCTGCTCACCCAGGAAGCCCAGGTCGAGTGCTTCCGCAACGCCGCCCGCCACCTCGCCCCCGGGGGCCGGTTCGTCGTCGAGCTCTGGGTCCCCGAGCTGCGCGCCCTCCCGCCCGGGCGCACCGCGACCGTCTGGCACGACGAGCCCGGCTACCTCGGCGTCGACACCTACGACGTCCTCCACCAGCGCGTCGTGTCCCACCACGTCCAGTTCGACGACGACGGCAGCGCCACGGTAGGACGCTCGCCCCACCGGTACGTCTGGCCCGCCGAGCTCGACCTCATGGCCCGCCTCGCCGGGCTCGAGCCCGAGACCCGGCACGCCGGATGGGCAGGGGAGCCGTTCACAGCCGAGTCCCGCTCCCACGTGTCCGTGTACCGCCGCCCCACCACAGACGTCGCATCGACCGGCGGGGAGCCGTCGTACCCGGAGGACCACGTCGTCGACGGCGGACGATAGACCTCCTCACGCACCCCAGGACGCCTCCACCGCCTCCAGGTCCCGCACCGCGAAGCGGTGGTGCTCCCACTCCTCCTCCAGGATCACGTGCAGGCACGACAACGTCGTCTCCGGATACTCCGGCGACCACGGGTTGCGCCGCACCACCACCAGCTCCTCCGGCGTCACGCCCGCCAGGAACTCCCGCACCATCGCCACCCGGCCCGCACGCGCCTCCAGCACCTCCCCGTAGGGCGGCGTCCCCGTCACGAACAACGACAGGTCCAGCCCGTCCTCCGCCGCCTGCGGCCCCGCCTGACCCAACGGGTGGAACGGCTGCGCGATCCCCAGCACCGCCCGCCCCAACCACGCGTCCGTCGCCAGCACCAGGTGCCGCACCGTCTGCGCGAACGACCACTCACCGTCCACCGACACGTCCACGGCGCTCGCGGGCAGCGCCGCCACCCGGTCCAGCGTCGCGGCCCACGTCGACTCCAGCGCCGACCACGCCGCGCGCAGCCCCGCCGGGTCACCGGCACGACGCAGCTCCCGGCCCGGGAACCGGCGGTCCAGCTCCGCCTCCACGAAACCCGTCACGTCCACCCCGTTCACCCGGAACGACGCGTCGCCGTCCGCGAGCCAGGGCGCGTCGATGTCGACACCCTCCACCTGCACGCCCCGCATCACCGCACCGGACAGATCGGACTCCACGAACCGCGCACCGCGCAGGTCCGCACCGTCGAACCTCGCGCCGCGCAGGTCGTCAGAGCGGGTGAACCGGGCCATGAACGCCTCCTCGGGGAGCGACCCGCCCGCAGCAGCCGACCAGCCCGGGGGAGCGGCCTCCGTGCGGCGACAGCGCCGCACCGGGGGCACCCGGGCGGGGGAGGGGCGTGCACCTCGGCGACGGTCACGACGAGCGGGGACGACGAACGCACCGTACGCCCCGCCACCCACGCCCACCAGAGGGGGACGCGACCCCGCAACCCCACCGCTCTCGTCGCAACGGCCACCAGGGTGGTCGGCAGGCGTCGACCTGCGGGAGCATCGGACCATGCCGATCCTGCCCACCGCACGCGACCCGCGACTCGTCACCGTCCGCCGCGGCGGCACCCTCACCGACGACCACCACCGCCAGCTCGCCCAGTGGGCCGTCGACTGCACCGAGCACGTCCTGCCGATCTTCGAGCACGCCCGGCCCGACGACACCCGACCCCGCGACGCCCTCGACGTCGCCCGCGCCTGGATCCGCGGCGACGTCCCCATGAAGACCGCCCACAGCACCGCGTTCGTCGCCAACGCCGCCGGCCGCGACCAGCCCGCACCCGTCAAGTTCGCGGCGCTCGCGGCCGGGCAGGCCGTCGCGGTCGCGCACGTCGCGGCGCACGACCTCGGCGCCGCGGCCTACGCGATCCGGGCTGCCGCCGCGGACGCCGCCGCCCGGGGCGAGGACCCGGAGGCCGCACGGCTCGCGGAGCGGGACTGGCAGCGCGAGCGCATCCCGGCGGAGCTGCGCGAGCTCGTGCTCGACGACCAGAGGCGGCGCAGCGCGATCTGCTGGGACGTGTTCGACGACTGAGACCGGACCGGTCGGCAGGCGAGACCGGAGCGGTCGTCGCGGGGGGACTCAGCGCAGGAGGTCGTCGTAGGAGACGAGGGGAACCCGGCCGTCCGCGGCGGCCGCGACGCGCTCGTCGCCGGCGACGAGGACGTCGGCCTGCAGCACGGCCACGGCGACGTACTCGGTCAGCGCCGTGTCGTCCGCGTCGAGCTCGCGCGCGATCCGCCACGCCGTGGCCCGCGACACGCGGTCGCCGAGCAGGCGGATCTTCAGCGTGGCGAGGCCCTCCAGGCGTGCGCGTGCCGTCGTCTCGTCGAGCACGCCGCGGCGCACGTCGCGGTAGAGCATCGACAGCGCGTGGCTGCGCAGCACGACGGGGCCGACGAGCGGGCGCCGCGCACCGAGGCCGACGTCGTCGCGCACCAGGCGCAGCGCCGTGACGGCGTCGATCGCGCACCGGCTCGTCGGAGCGACGCCTGAGGAATCCATAGGTCTCAGTAGACACCCCGGCCCTACCGGCGCGGTACGGTCGGGCTCATGGAGGTGGTGGGGACGGCAGCGGGTGGCTCGTGCTCGGTGGCGGCATCATCGTCCTGGCCCTCCTGATCGGCTGGTACGTCGCCCGGGCGTCACGTCTCGACATCCGTCGGCAGACCGAGAAGGGCGACCCTCTCGACCCCCGTGACGACCACTACGCGCCGTAGGTCGGCTCGACCGGTGGCGGTGGGGTGGTCTCGCCGGTGAACGTCAGCAGCAGGTAGATGACCAGGGCGACGGCGAGGATGACGGTAACGACCTTGCCCACGTGCCTGGGGCGTGTGATGAGGAGCCCGACGACGGTGGGCGCGACCAGCATCACGATCGACTCTGCATACCCCTGAGCTGCCGTGTGGTCGCACGTGTCAGGGATCGGCCCCGACTCCCGACAGGTGCCGTTCTGGAAGTCCTTCGCGACGCCGAACGAGAGCGCGGCCGGGACGAACAGCGCGACGGTGCCGAGGACGGCCACGAACAGGCCGAGCAGCGCACGCCACCACGGGACCGACCGCGGTGCCTGTGGGATTCCTGCCTGCGAGCTCACGGATGAAGTATCCCGGGTGCGATGACTGCACTGACGGTGGCTTCCCGAGAATCGTCCGTCAGCGCGAAGCCTTGGTGAGCTACGGACACCTGCACCGACAGGGCGCCGATAATGTACATTATGTCATTTTGAGGTCGGACGAGTCGCTCCGACGCATCACGGAGGGCCCGCGCACACTCCCCTTCGTCATGAGCACGACGACGTACGCACCCCGGCTCGGCATGCGCCGCCCGGGCGCACCGAGCACGGACCGACGCGCCGGCCGGCGGCCGCTCGCAGGTCTGGTGGCGCTCGCGCCGTCCCGGGCGTCGTCAGGAACCGTCTCCAGGACGTTCGCGGCGACGTCGCCGTTCACCGGGCTCGCACCGGACGGCCGTCGTCCGCGACGCCTCGTCACGGCGACGCTGGTGACGCTGGCCTGGGTCCCGGCCCTCGTCCTGACTCTCGTGGCGTTCGTGCTCGTCGGTGCCGCCGCCGGCGCGGCGACCGTCGCCGTGTGGGTCTGGCGCTCGGTGTCCCCCGCGCGGGCGCCGCGGTCCGGGCCCGACGACGTCGACGCGCCACGGGACGAGCTCGAGCCGTCGATCGCGCCAGGCGTCCGAGCGCCTCGACGACGTCTGGTGCGCGACCGCACGCTGGGCTACGATGCCTAGAATCGGACATACAACGCAAACCATTGTGTTTAGGTCAACAGCATGGTGACGCAGCATCGCCGGGCCGGCGGGCCTCGGCAGTCCGCCGCGGTCCGGTAACCAGCGGCGGGCACGTCGCTGCGTCCGACCGAGCCCACGCCGGGATCGCGCCCACGCCCGGTCCCCTGCCCTCTGGCCGACCGCACCGCCTCCGGCGTCCCGACGCCCGAGCGTGTGTCAGCCTGGGCACGTGCTCGACTCCACCCGCTCCCGGACCGCCTTCCCTCCCCCGCCCCTGCCCGACGTCGTCGGCGCGCGCGAGCGCACGGTGCACGTCGTGACCCATCCCGAGGCGACGCACCACGTCGCGGGCCTGGTCGGCGGCGTCCACGACTCCGACCTCACCGCGCGCGGCGCACGGCAGGCGGCCCTGGTCGCCGCGGCGCTGCGTGCCCGGATCGAGCACGACGCCGCCGTCGACGTCGTCACGTCCGACCTCCTGCGCACGCGCCGCACCGCGACCGCGATCGGCGAGGCGCTCGGCGTCGTGCCGTCGCCGGACGCGCGGCTGCGCGAGGCGTCCTACGGCGACGCCGGCGGGCGGCCACAGTCCTGGCTTGACGCCCGGTTCGTGCCGCCGCCGGCCGTGGGCGACCGCCTGCGGCACGACGTGGGCATCGTCGGCGCGGAGACGAGGCTCGAGGTCGCGCTGCGCGTGTACGCGGCGACCACGGATCTGCTCCGTCGCGCCGCGGACCACCAGGTCGTGGTCACGCACGGGTTCGCGGCGACGTTCGTCGTCGCGGCGTGGATCGGGATGCCGGTCGAGGCCGCCGGGCACGTCGCGTTCCCGGTCGCCTCCGGGAGCATCACGACCCTGCGCGAGGACGGGTTCTTTCACAACCGTGCCGTGCTGAGCGTCGGGGACGTCGCGCACCTCGACGAGGGGCACTGAGCCGTCGACCCCGCGGTTCCGGCGTCGGTGCAGGTCAGGGCGCCGCCCGGCCGCGTCGTTGTCGGTGGCACGACCTAGGCTGGCCGCGACCGCACCCCGAAGGAGGCTCGCTCATGGTCGCCCCGCCCCGCCTCGAGCGGATCACCGTCGCCGAGGCGGCCGACCGCTACCTCGCGTCCGTGGCCGCGCAGACCCTCCGGGGCGTCCTGTCGCCGACGACGCGCCGCAGCTACGAGCGGGACGTGGCCGAGTTCGCGCGGCTCGCCGGCCCGACCCGGGTGCTGGACGACGTCGCCGGCGAGGACGTCGACGACGTCCTCCTGCGTTACCAGACGACGCCCGACGGCCGGTACGCGGACGCGTCGCGCAAGCCGGGGAGCTCGGGCCGCTCCGCCATGACGGTCAACCGGTTCCGCCAGTCCGTCACCCGCTTCTTCTCCCACGCGGCGCGCGAGGGGTGGGTCCAGGCCGACCCGATGCAGTGGGCCTCTCCCCCGGCCCGCGTGCGCGACGGCCTGCGCGTCGCGCGCACCGCGTTGTCCGCGGGGTCGGCGGCGTCGCTGCTCGAGGTCTCCGCCGCCCGGGCCCCAGGAGACCCGGCCGCGGCGGCGCGCCGCGACCAGGACCTCCAGCTGCGCGACCGACTCGTCGTCGCGCTCCTGCTGGTCCTCGGCCCCCGCGTCTCCGAGCTCGAGCGCGCGAACCTCGACGACTTCTCCCGCGAGCCCGACCAGACGCGCTGGCGCATCCAGGGCAAGGGCGGGCACGTCCGCACCGTGACGCTCTCTCCCCCGCTCGCCGCGGCGCTCGAGGAGTACCTGGAGCGCCTGCGCCCCGCACTGCTCGCCCGCCGCCCGGACGACCCGGACGCGCGGCGCGCGCTCCTGCTGTCCTGGCGGGGCCGCCGCATCGACGCGCAGGCCGTCCGCGGCCTCCTGCGACGCTGCGTCGCGCGCATGCCCGCGCAGTACCGGCGCGAGGCGACGCCGCACGCCCTGCGCCACACGACCGCGACCCTCCTCGCCGCCGAGGGGTGGGACGTCAAGGTCGTCGCCGAGCTCCTCGGGCACGCGTCCATCGCGACCACCGGCGTGTACCTCGACCGGATCGAGGGCGAGCTCGCCGCGGCGATCCGTGCCCACCCCCTCTCGGCCGCGCTCGAGCCCGCCGAGACCTGACGCCGGCCCGGCGGGCGCGTAGCGTCACCGGTATGGCCTCGCTCCACCGGGTGGAGCTCGTCCCGGACGACGAGCCCGCGCCGGCCGGGCGCGGCGCACCCGCGGAGGGGGCCCACGGGCCCGCGGCACCGGCCCGACGACGTGCGCTGCTCCTGCGCGTCGTCGCGCCGCTCGTCCTCCTCGTCCTCGCCCTCGTCGCCGTCGGGACGTGGCGCACGACCACGGCCGAGCGGGAACGCCTGGCCCGGCCCGGCGCCGTCGCCTCCCTCGCGGTGGCGCCGGCGCCCGACTGGGAGACGGACGCCGCCGCGCCCCGGCTGTCCGTGGTCGGTGACGGCGACGACGCGGCCCTCGCCGTGGTCACCGGCGCGGGCGTGGAGGCGTACGACGTCGGGTCCGGCGCGCGGCGCTGGCGGGCGCTCGACCCGACGGCCTGGTGCGGGCCTGCCGCCGACGAGACGTCGGCCCCGGCTCCCCACCCGGCTGTCATCACGTGCCTGACCGGCCCCGCCCTCGCACCCGTCGCGCACGTCCTCGGCCCGGGAGGACCGACGACGGACCCGGTCCCCCTCGGCGACGAGCTCGGGCGCGCGGTCCCCGCCCCCGGCGCGACCGTGCTGCGCTGGTCGCGCACCGGCGGCGTCGTCCACCTCGCGCTCCAGGACGCCCGCACCGCAGGCGTGCGCTGGCAGCAGGAGGTCCGGCCCGACGACGCGGAGCGCACCGCGATGTGCCGGCCCCAGGTCGCCGGCCAGGCCGCCGTCACCGTCGAGGACGACCTGCTCGTCGTGCGCGGCTGCCGCCTCAGCGCAGTCCTCACTCTCGCCGGGACCCGGCTGGACGCCGCCGGCGAAGCGATCACGACGACCGTCACGCCCCGCGCCGACGGCACGTTCTGGCGCACGACCGCCCGACCCCCGGACCGCACCGGGTCCACCCAGCTCCTCGCTCCCGACGGAACGGTCCGCGTCGCCGTCTCCGGGCGGCTGCTCGTCCCGCTCGCCGGACCGGGCCGCGACGCGACCACCTGGCTCGTCACGACCCCGGGCGGGGTGCGCGCGCTCGCGTCCCCGGCGGCGTGGCTCGCGCCCCGCGCGAGCTGTGGCGCGCCGACGTGCCCGTCGTGCAGGCCGTGGCGCTCGCGGACGACCGCGCGGTCCTCGCCACCGGCGGCGCGCTCGTCGCCCTGGACGCCCGCACGGGCGAGCGGGTGTGGTCGTGGTCGGGGTCCACCCCGGGAACGTCCGCGGGCGAGCCCGGGACCCGGCCGGACCTCGCGGGCGGCGTGACGGCCGCGTTCTCCGACGGCGCGACGCTCGCCGTGGTCGTGCCCGACCCGGACTCCTCGCGGCGCTCGCTCCTGGTCGGCCTGTCGCTCCACGACGGCGGGGTGCGCTGGCAGGCCGGGTACGACGCGGACCCGCACGGGTTCGCCGCGGTGACGGGGCGGGTCGTGCACGTGGACCCGGGCACGTCGCGCGTCGTCGTGCTCGGGTGAGGTGCCCGCGCGAGGTCCGCGTGCGAGCGCGCGGCGTCGGGGCGAGCCTGACGGGAGACCGGCCGCGCCCCGATGCGGCCGGGCCGAGACGAGGGAGGACGCCGTGCCGAAGCGCGACCCGGGACCCAGCGTGAAGGACCCCGAGCTGTACGAGAAGCTGCGGGACGAGGGCGACTCGAAGGAGAAGGCGGCGCGCATCGCGAACGCCGCGGCGGGCTCGTCCCGCCGGAGCGTCGGCCGCAAGGGCGGCAAGGCCGGCGACTACGACGACTGGACGGTCGAGAAGCTGCGCAAGCGCGCCGCGGAGATCGGCATCGAGGGCCGCTCCTCGATGCGCAAGGCCGAGCTGATCAAGGCCCTGCGCTCCCACTGACCGGACGCTCGTCGACCCCGGCGGCGGTGGGGGTGCGAGATCTCACCCGCGGCGCGCACGCCCTCGGGTCGCGCCGGGAGGCGCGCCCGCTACGGTGAGTCCGTGCACCTGTCCGCCGACTCCGCCCTGCGCACCGCCCGCCGTCTGCTCTCCCGTGCGCTCGTGGTCGCCGTCGCGGCGCCCGTCACGGTGGCAGGCGTGCTCGTCACCGCCGACGCGATCCGCAAGCGTCGCAACACGACCGAGGCGTCGTTCCCCCGCTCCTCCCCCGCCGACGTGGAGGTCGCGGGCACCACGACCACGGTCTTCACGTACGGCGAGGACGTGTACCGGGAGATGCTCGGGGCGATCCGCGAGGCGCAGCGCCGCATCCTGCTGGAGACGTACATCTGGAAGGCCGACGCGCTCGGCGAGGAGTTCAAGCAGGCGCTGGTCGAGGCGAGCGACCGCGGCGTCGAGGTGTTCGTCGTCTACGACGGGTTCGCCAACCTCGTCGTCCCGCAGTCGTTCTTCGACCTGCCGGAGCCGATCCACGTGATCCGCTACCCGGTGTTCCGCCCGGGCGTGCTCATGCTCAACGTGCGCAAGTCGGGCCGGGACCACCGCAAGATCCTCGTGGTCGACGACGAGATCGCTTTCGTCGGCGGGTACAACCTCGGAGCCCTGTACGCGACGCAGTGGCGGGACACGCACGTGCGCCTCGTGGGGCCGAGCGCGTGGGAGCTGCGCAACGCGTTCGTCGACTTCTGGAACGCGAACCGCAAGCCCGGCCAGCCGCTCCTCGCGGACCCGGGGTCGGTGCACTGGGAGCCGCGCCTGCGCGCGGCGCGCAACGCACCCGCGCACCTCGTCTTCCCGATCCGCGGCATCTACCTCGACGCGATCGACCGCGCGAGCTCGCACGTCTACATCACGCAGGCATATTTCATCCCCGACCGGGAGATCCTCGCGGCGCTCCTCGCCGCCGCCGCCCGCGGGGTCGACGTCCGCGTGCTGGTGCCCGAGCGCTCCAACCACGTGCTCGCCGACTGGCTCTCGCGCGGCCTGTACACGGCGCTGCTCAAGGGCGGGGTGCGCATCCACCTGTACCGGGACGCGATGGTGCACGCGAAGACGGCGACGATCGACGGCGCGTGGACGACGATCGGGACGGCGAACATCGACCGGCTCTCCCTGACGGGCAACTACGAGGTGAACCTCGAGATCACCGACCCCGGGGTGGCCGAGCAGATGGAGAAGGTGTTCGAGGTCGACCTGTCGAACTCGCGCGAGCTGACGCTCGCCGAGTGGGACTCCCGCTCGGTGGCGGCGAAGCTCAGCGAGGTCGTCCTGACGCCCCTGCGTCCGCTGCTCTGACGCGCGGGCCCGCACGGGTCACGAGTCCCGACCGGGCCCGGCGCGGGACCAGCGCCGCGTCAGTCGCAGTAGTGGGGAGCCTCGCCGCAGACGACGCCCTGCACCATGAGGACGAAGAACACCACGACGGCGGCGACGACCGCGAGGGCGAGGAGCACGCCCAGCACGATCGCGACGATCGCCCCGGGGTGCATCGTGCGAGGGCCGCCCGCGCCCGCGGGACGGTCCCGGACGTGCGGCGTCCACGCGCGCCCGTCGAACCACCGCTCGGCTCGCACGCCCCACGGGTCCGGATACCAGCCTGGCACCGGGGGGCCGCTCACCGGCCGGTCTCCGCGCGGGCGACGTCGGCCGCCTCCTCCTCGGGGCGCGGGGGCACGGTCTCGTCGGCCTCGAGCAGGGTCACCTCCCCGTACTCGGGGTGCTCGTCGCGCAGGGCCCGCGCCGCGGCGTCCGCGGTCCCGTCCAGGCTCCCCGCGGCGACGTCGAGCGCCTCGCCGGGCGCGAGGGGCCGGTACGCGTAGGTCCCGCCGGTGCGCTGCTCGCCGAGCAGACGGTCGACGAGGCCGTGCCCGGCCGCCGAGAGCAGGGCGTCGTGGATCGGGACGACGACGCGCGGGTCGAGCCCGCGCACGAAGTCGATCGTCTCGGCGAGCTTGAGCCACGGCGCGGCCACCGGTGCGAGGAGCACGTCGAGCCGCCTTCCCTCGAGCGCGGCGTCGTCGGGCGCGTCGAACGAGTCGCCCGGGTGCAGGAGCGTCGCGCCGTCCCCGCGGACGAGGTACGTCACGTTCGCGATCCGGGGCACGTCACGGTGGATCACCGCGTGCTGCCCGCCGCCGACCACGACCTCCAGCCCGCCGAGGTCCAGCCCGTCACCCGGCACGACCACGCGCGCCGACGCGCCCTCCGGCAGCGACGGCCGCAGCGCGGCGACGACCGCCTCGGGCCCCCACACCACGAGCCCGGGCCGCGCGGCGAGGGCGGCGCCGAGCGCGGCCGCGTCGACGTGGTCCGGGTGCTGGTGCGTGACGAGCACCGTGTCGGCGTCGCGCAGCGCGGTCGCCGCGTCACTGAACGTGCCCGGGTCGATCACGACGACCTGCCCGCCGTGGCGCACCGACACGCACGCGTGGCCGTGGAACGTGACTCGCATGGATCCTCCTCAGCTCACCCTGCCCGGCGCGACGGCCGTCGCCTCAGGCTGCCACCCCGATCACGAGAGCGCCCACCGCTCAGCCCACGACGAGGACCAGGTCGCCGCCCTCGAGCTGCTGCACCGCCCCGATCGCGACGCGCTGGACCGTGCCCGCGACGGGCGTCGTGATCGCGGCCTCCATCTTCATCGCCTCGACCGTGGCGACCGTCTGCCCCGCCTCGACGACGTCACCGGCCACGACGACCGGCGTCACCGCGCCCGCGAACGGCGCCGCGACCTGCCCGGGCTGCGACGGGTCCGCCTTCTCCGCCGTGCGCGCGTCGACGTCGACCGCACGGTCGCGCACCTGGATCGGGCGCAGCTGACCGTTGAGGGTGAACATCACCGTGCGCATGCCCCGCTCGTCGGGCGTCCCGATCGCCTCGAGCCCCACGAGCAGGCGCACGCCCTTGCCGAGCGCGACCGCGACCTCCTGGCCGGGCTCGAGCCCGTACAGGTACGTGGGGGTGTCGAGCACGGACACGTCGCCGTACGCCAGGCGCACCTGCTCGAACTCCTTGGTCGGGCCCGCGAACAGCAGGTGGTTCAGCCGCCGGCGCCGCACCTCCCCGGCCTGCGCGAGCTCGGCCTCGTCCTCCGACGAGAGCGGGGTCACGCCGCCGCGCGCGGCACGTCCGGCGAGCGCGCGCGAGCGGAACGGCTCGGGCCAACCCCCGGGCGGGTCGCCGAGCTCGCCGCCGAGGAACCCGATCACCGAGTCCGGGATGTCGAACGCCTGCGGGTAGGCCGCGAACTCCGCCGGGTCCGCGCCCGCCGCCACGAGGTGCAGCGCGAGGTCGCCCACGACCTTCGACGACGGCGTCACCTTCACCAGGCGCCCCAGGATGCGGTCCGCCGCGGCGTACATCGCCTCGATCTGCTCGAACTTGTCCCCCAGGCCCAGCGCGATCGCCTGCTGGCGCAGGTTCGACAGCTGCCCGCCCGGGATCTCGTGCTCGTACACGCGCCCCGTCGGCCCGGGCAGCCCCGACTCGAACGGCGCGTAGACGCGACGCACCGCCTCCCAGTACGGCTCCAGGTCCGCGACGGCGGTCAGCGACAGGCCCGTGTCCCGCTCGGTGTGCTCCAGGCCCGCGACGAGCGCCGACAGCGACGGCTGGCTCGTCGTGCCCGCCATGGCGGCGCTCGCGGCGTCCACCGCGTCCACGCCCGCGGCCGCCGCGGCGAGCAGCGTGGCCATCTGACCGCCGGACGTGTCGTGCGTGTGCAGGTGCACCGGCAGGTCGAAGCGCTCGCGCAGCGCGGTCACGAGGCGCGTCGCCGCCGCGGGGCGCAGCAGCCCCGCCATGTCCTTGATCGCGAGCACGTGCGCGCCGGCGCCGACGATGCGGTCCGCGAGGCGCAGGTAGTAGTCGAGCGTGTACAGGTCCTCGGCCGGGTCCAGCAGGTTGCCCGTGTAGCACAGCGCGACCTCCGCGACGGTCGTGCCCGTGGCGCGCACCGCCTCGATCGCGGGCCGCATCTGGTCGACGTCGTTGAGCGCGTCGAAGATGCGGAACACGTCGATGCCCGTCGCCGCGGCCTCCGCGACGAACGCCTCGGTGACGCGCGTCGGGTACGGCGTGTACCCGACCGTGTTGCGGCCGCGCAGGAGCATCTGGATCGCGAGGTTCGGCATCGCCTCGCGCAGCGTCGCGAGCCGCTCCCACGGGTCCTCGCCGAGGAACCGCAGCGCGACGTCGTACGTCGCCCCGCCCCACGCCTCGACCGACCACAGCTGCGGCGTCGCCCGCGCCACGTACGGCGCGACGGCGGCCAGGTCGTGCGTGCGCACGCGCGTCGCGAGCAGGGACTGGTGGGCGTCGCGGAACGTGGTGTCCGTGACCCGCAGCCGCTGCTCGCCCCGCAGGGCGCGCGCGAAGCCCTCGGGGCCCAGCTCGAGGAGCTGCTGGCGCGTCCCGGGCGGCGGCGCGACCGACAGGTCGACCGCGGGCAGCTTCGTCGCGGGGTCCGTCGTGCGCCGCGGCTCGCCGTGCGGGCGGTTGACCGTCGTGTCCCCCACGTACGCGAGCAGGCGCGTGCCCCGGTCGGCGCTCTCGCGCGCGGCCAGCAGCTCGGGCCGCTCGTCGATGAACGACGTCGCGACGTTGCCCGCGACGAACTCCGGGTCCGCGAGCACGGCCTGCAGGAACGGGATGTTGGTGCGGATGCCGCGGATGCGGAACTCGGCGAGGGCCC includes the following:
- a CDS encoding phospholipase D-like domain-containing protein; translation: MHLSADSALRTARRLLSRALVVAVAAPVTVAGVLVTADAIRKRRNTTEASFPRSSPADVEVAGTTTTVFTYGEDVYREMLGAIREAQRRILLETYIWKADALGEEFKQALVEASDRGVEVFVVYDGFANLVVPQSFFDLPEPIHVIRYPVFRPGVLMLNVRKSGRDHRKILVVDDEIAFVGGYNLGALYATQWRDTHVRLVGPSAWELRNAFVDFWNANRKPGQPLLADPGSVHWEPRLRAARNAPAHLVFPIRGIYLDAIDRASSHVYITQAYFIPDREILAALLAAAARGVDVRVLVPERSNHVLADWLSRGLYTALLKGGVRIHLYRDAMVHAKTATIDGAWTTIGTANIDRLSLTGNYEVNLEITDPGVAEQMEKVFEVDLSNSRELTLAEWDSRSVAAKLSEVVLTPLRPLL
- a CDS encoding pyruvate carboxylase: MFSKVLVANRAEIAVRAFRAAYELGARTVAVFPQEDRNSEHRLKADEAYLIGEPGHPVRAYLDIEEIVRVAREAGADAVYPGYGFLSENPDLARACADAGLTFVGPPPEVLELAGNKVRALKAAREAGLPVLASSEPSSDVDELVAEADAIGFPVFVKAVAGGGGRGMRRVDTREDLPESLAAAMREADGAFGDPTVFLEQAVLRPRHIEVQILADGAGNVVHLYERDCSLQRRHQKVVEIAPAPNLDPAVRDALCADAVKFARHIGYQNAGTVEFLVDTVGERAGQHVFIEMNPRIQVEHTVTEEVTDVDLVSAQMRIASGETLEDLGIRQEDVRVNGAALQTRITTEDPANGFRPDTGRIIAYRSPGGAGVRLDGATATAGSVVSGHFDSMLVKLTCRGRDFPTAVRRARRALAEFRIRGIRTNIPFLQAVLADPEFVAGNVATSFIDERPELLAARESADRGTRLLAYVGDTTVNRPHGEPRRTTDPATKLPAVDLSVAPPPGTRQQLLELGPEGFARALRGEQRLRVTDTTFRDAHQSLLATRVRTHDLAAVAPYVARATPQLWSVEAWGGATYDVALRFLGEDPWERLATLREAMPNLAIQMLLRGRNTVGYTPYPTRVTEAFVAEAAATGIDVFRIFDALNDVDQMRPAIEAVRATGTTVAEVALCYTGNLLDPAEDLYTLDYYLRLADRIVGAGAHVLAIKDMAGLLRPAAATRLVTALRERFDLPVHLHTHDTSGGQMATLLAAAAAGVDAVDAASAAMAGTTSQPSLSALVAGLEHTERDTGLSLTAVADLEPYWEAVRRVYAPFESGLPGPTGRVYEHEIPGGQLSNLRQQAIALGLGDKFEQIEAMYAAADRILGRLVKVTPSSKVVGDLALHLVAAGADPAEFAAYPQAFDIPDSVIGFLGGELGDPPGGWPEPFRSRALAGRAARGGVTPLSSEDEAELAQAGEVRRRRLNHLLFAGPTKEFEQVRLAYGDVSVLDTPTYLYGLEPGQEVAVALGKGVRLLVGLEAIGTPDERGMRTVMFTLNGQLRPIQVRDRAVDVDARTAEKADPSQPGQVAAPFAGAVTPVVVAGDVVEAGQTVATVEAMKMEAAITTPVAGTVQRVAIGAVQQLEGGDLVLVVG
- a CDS encoding DUF2510 domain-containing protein, coding for MSGPPVPGWYPDPWGVRAERWFDGRAWTPHVRDRPAGAGGPRTMHPGAIVAIVLGVLLALAVVAAVVVFFVLMVQGVVCGEAPHYCD
- a CDS encoding MBL fold metallo-hydrolase, with the protein product MRVTFHGHACVSVRHGGQVVVIDPGTFSDAATALRDADTVLVTHQHPDHVDAAALGAALAARPGLVVWGPEAVVAALRPSLPEGASARVVVPGDGLDLGGLEVVVGGGQHAVIHRDVPRIANVTYLVRGDGATLLHPGDSFDAPDDAALEGRRLDVLLAPVAAPWLKLAETIDFVRGLDPRVVVPIHDALLSAAGHGLVDRLLGEQRTGGTYAYRPLAPGEALDVAAGSLDGTADAAARALRDEHPEYGEVTLLEADETVPPRPEEEAADVARAETGR